A single Alphaproteobacteria bacterium DNA region contains:
- a CDS encoding ATPase, T2SS/T4P/T4SS family gives MEEVITTPADETKETKSSLQAPEARFKLSQRHVDLALAEQSVHRARGRHMSVEEILKRNGFRIEEEETKGKSKIGVRQDLNMQSLRLYVPTSIQTAMGICLLDLKEGVLRVATGDRFEESELERIILALKRGKCDVNDVEIEPWDRGELARLMRDQTEVASERLVRIFATLSRDPDNATMVEQAVYDILAEACQSRTSDIHLTLQEDDVRCWIRYRVDGDITYKHLLPNRVMAPIVTRIKTESKMDAADRQHPQDGRLSFEWQGRMIDVRVASLPVAPSGEKITMRLLDRDNLRSFDELFSNAPDVAKRIRRVVHGNVKDGGLIVVSGPTGSGKSTTLYGIIQEIDRTAKAVYSVESPVEYDMPLVDQTSVTDHSGMGLADAVRALMRHDPDVIIIGEMRDGDTVEAALRATESGHLVITTVHAVNALHVLDRIDGFLSSTYRTSGLYILGHALIGSLSQRLVKTVCPACHKQMNAMEVFGDENRLQDMGLTGDDRVAIADRKGCDLCNRSGFLGRTLALEALFPPEDQASKRSITEMILSNVTNSVVDVPGTIFIPREATIRDLIKRRVIDAHMGAALLVEEMAGKAR, from the coding sequence ATGGAAGAGGTTATAACAACTCCGGCGGATGAGACAAAAGAAACAAAGTCATCCCTTCAAGCGCCAGAAGCACGCTTTAAATTATCACAGCGACATGTCGATTTAGCGCTTGCCGAGCAAAGTGTGCACCGTGCACGCGGCCGTCACATGTCGGTTGAAGAAATTCTTAAGCGCAATGGTTTCCGGATTGAAGAAGAAGAAACCAAGGGCAAAAGTAAAATCGGTGTCCGTCAGGATTTGAATATGCAATCCCTGCGGCTCTATGTTCCAACATCCATTCAAACTGCGATGGGTATTTGCCTTCTTGACCTAAAAGAAGGTGTGCTGCGTGTCGCGACAGGTGACCGATTTGAAGAAAGCGAATTGGAGCGCATCATTCTTGCGCTTAAACGCGGTAAGTGCGATGTCAATGATGTCGAAATCGAGCCATGGGATAGAGGGGAACTGGCGCGCCTGATGCGCGACCAAACCGAAGTTGCCAGTGAACGCTTGGTGCGTATTTTTGCCACCCTTTCACGCGACCCAGATAACGCAACCATGGTCGAACAGGCCGTTTATGATATTCTGGCGGAAGCCTGCCAAAGTCGTACATCGGATATTCACTTAACCCTGCAAGAAGATGATGTGCGCTGCTGGATTAGATATCGTGTTGACGGTGATATTACCTACAAACACTTGCTTCCGAACCGTGTGATGGCGCCGATTGTCACCCGTATTAAAACGGAGTCCAAGATGGACGCCGCTGATCGTCAGCACCCACAAGACGGCCGTCTGTCATTTGAATGGCAAGGTCGCATGATTGACGTTCGTGTTGCATCCTTACCTGTTGCGCCTTCGGGTGAAAAAATCACCATGCGGTTGCTCGATCGAGATAACCTTCGTTCATTCGATGAACTTTTTTCCAATGCCCCCGATGTTGCCAAACGTATTCGCCGCGTGGTGCATGGTAATGTAAAAGATGGCGGTTTGATTGTGGTCAGCGGACCTACGGGCTCTGGTAAATCAACAACTTTGTACGGAATTATTCAAGAAATCGACCGCACGGCCAAAGCAGTCTATTCGGTTGAATCGCCTGTGGAATACGATATGCCACTGGTGGACCAGACATCGGTTACCGATCATTCGGGTATGGGCCTTGCGGATGCGGTACGCGCGCTGATGCGCCATGACCCTGACGTTATCATCATCGGTGAAATGCGCGATGGTGATACGGTAGAAGCCGCATTGCGTGCAACAGAATCTGGTCACTTGGTGATTACTACGGTGCATGCTGTCAACGCCTTGCACGTGCTTGACCGTATTGATGGGTTTTTATCATCCACTTATCGTACATCTGGCCTTTATATTCTTGGTCATGCGCTAATCGGTTCATTATCACAGCGCCTTGTGAAAACGGTTTGCCCGGCCTGTCACAAGCAAATGAATGCAATGGAAGTATTTGGCGATGAAAATCGCCTTCAGGATATGGGATTAACGGGTGACGACAGAGTAGCCATTGCTGATCGCAAGGGCTGTGATTTATGCAACCGCAGCGGTTTTCTAGGTCGAACGCTTGCGCTTGAAGCGTTATTCCCGCCTGAAGATCAGGCTAGTAAGCGCAGTATCACGGAAATGATTTTATCGAATGTTACCAATTCGGTAGTCGATGTGCCGGGCACAATATTCATTCCACGTGAAGCCACTATCCGTGATCTGATTAAACGCCGTGTGATTGACGCGCATATGGGCGCTGCGCTGCTTGTTGAAGAAATGGCAGGGAAAGCGCGATGA